CCACTATTTACCCATTTTTGAACTCCTAAGGTTTGCCTCTCGTCTCTTGATAACATTTATTCATTTTGTGTTTTTTATTCATAGTTTACAAAGATACGAAAAATTTCTGTAATTTCCAAATAATCCATCAATTTTCTATTTATTAATGAATCCAAAAATCTCCAATATCAACATGTGCTTTTAAAGGAATTATTGTACAGAAAGGTTTTCCTGCATTTTCCATACAAGATATTAAAGTTTCTGATACAATGTTTGAAATACTATTAGGAGCTTCTACACAAATCTCATCATGCACTAAATTCACTATTTTAACTTTATTAAGCCAACCATTTTTCATCATTTCTTTAAAAAATAAAATGCCAGCATATTTTGTTATATCAGCACTAGAACCTTGAATACGATAATTTTGTGATAATCTTTGTATTTTTGATTTAGCTATATTATATTTCTTAAATTTTTCCTTTGCATCAGTAGCTGTGTGCCAAAAATAAGGATCTTCAACTTCTTCTTTTAAGGTAAAATAATCATTATATGGGCTAAATAAATACTTTCTTTTTGTTATTGGATTAAATTCTATATATCCAAATTTTTCAGCTCTTAAAAATCCTATATTAAAATACTCTCTTAATTTAGGAAAGGCTTCAAAATATGTATCATATACAAAATTTCCCTCGGAAGGACTTATATTACAATT
This region of Candidatus Woesearchaeota archaeon genomic DNA includes:
- a CDS encoding DNA polymerase — encoded protein: MQEQIVLANFSKEENLINFYKKGFSDMHSYIAFLMYPEIRRCSLDELTPQSLTYIKKEYPFNRKLAKNAGFAINYGGNGSTIAKNCNISPSEGNFVYDTYFEAFPKLREYFNIGFLRAEKFGYIEFNPITKRKYLFSPYNDYFTLKEEVEDPYFWHTATDAKEKFKKYNIAKSKIQRLSQNYRIQGSSADITKYAGILFFKEMMKNGWLNKVKIVNLVHDEICVEAPNSISNIVSETLISCMENAGKPFCTIIPLKAHVDIGDFWIH